Genomic segment of Sphingomicrobium marinum:
TGTTTTCGCTCATGTCGGTCAGGCTGGCGCGTTCTTCGCCGGGCAGCTTCTCATCCTGGTTGAGCGCATGGGTGAGCAACAACATCTGGCGGGCGCGATCCTTGGCGGGCTTGGCATCGCTTTCAAAGTCGTAGGTCGACAGGGGCGCGCCCTCCTCGCCCACATGGCAATAGGAACAACGCACGCCCAGCGACTGCGCGAAATGCTTCATCAGTTCGGTGCGCGCGCCCCGGTCCATGTCCGCAGGCAGCACGTTCTTGCTTTCATGTTCGGCCACATCGGGATGCGCGAACGCCATCGACAGGCCCATGGTGCAAAGTCCCGCTGCCAGCACCGCCGTTGCAATCTTGCGCATATCCGTATCTCCCGATTTCTACCGAACGCTACTCCTACCGATGGCGGCGACGCAAGATGGGACGCGGCCGGTGTTATCCGAATAGCCTTAATCAAACACTCAGGACTCGATTTTGGACGTCGCGGACCCTACGTAGCGCACGAAGCAAATCCAAAATACCGGAGCCCGACCAATGACCGACACCGTTATTCTTTCCTATGCCCGTACACCGATGGGATCGATGCAGGGCGCGCTTGCGGATGCCAGCGCTACCGACCTGGGTGCTACCGCGGTGAAGGCCGCTGTCGAGCGCGCCGGTGTCGACGGCGCCGACATTGACCGCATCTACATGGGCTGCGTGCTGCCCGCCGGTCTCGGCCAGGCGCCCGCTCGCCAGGCGGCGCTGAAAGCCGGCCTGCCCAAATCGGTCCAGGCCACCACGGTCAACAAGGTCTGCGGCTCGGGCATGCAGACGGTCATCCAGGCCGACGAGGCGATCAAGGCGGGCAATGCGACCACTATCGTCGCGGGCGGCATGGAAAGCATGACCAACGCCCCCTACCTGCTCAAGAAGCACCGCTCGGGTGCGCGCATCGGCCACGACACCGCCTATGACCATATGTTCCTCGACGGGCTCGAGGATGCTTACGATCAAGGCCGCGCGATGGGCACGTTCGCGCAGGATACGGCCAACGACTACCAGCTGACCCGCGAAGACATGGACGCCTACTCGATCGAAAGCCTCGCCCGCGCCCAGCGCGCGATCAGCGAAGGTGATTTCGCCGACGAGGTCGTTCCCGTGACGATCACCACGCGCAAGGGCGACGTCGTCGTCGATACCGACGAAGCGCCCGGCCGCGGCAACCCGGACAAGATCCCGACGCTGCGCCCGGCATTCGCCAAGGACGGCACCATCACCGCTGCGACCAGTTCGTCCATTTCGGACGGCGCGGCCGCGGTCGTCGTGACCTCGAAAGCCGCCGCCGAAGCCGCGGGCAAAACGCCGGTCGCGCACATCATCGCCACCGCCGCGCATGCGCGCGAACCCAAAGACTTCACCGTGGCGCCCATCGGCGCGATCGAAAAGGTTCTGGATAAAGCCGGCTGGGACGTTGCCGACGTCGACCTGTGGGAAGTCAATGAAGCCTTTGCCTGCGTCGCAATGTTCGCGATGAAGGACATCGGCATTCCGCACGACAAGATCAACGTGAATGGCGGCGGCACGGCGCTCGGCCACCCGATCGGCGCCAGCGGCACGCGCATCATCGTCACCCTGCTCAATGCGCTCAAGAAGCGCGGGCTCAAGAAGGGTGTCGCCTCGCTCTGCATCGGTGGCGGCGAAGCCACCGCGATCGCGCTCGAACTCGCCTGACGCTGGACATCCAAGGTTAAAACTAGCCCTCTCCGAACCATCGGGGAGGGCTTTTCCGTGACCTTTCAAGAGCATGGACATCGCTCGGTTCTGGCCGGTGAAACCTAAACGCGCGGGTCCTCGATTTGAACCGCGCGAACCATAGTCGCCTAACCGATTATATTGTGCTAGGTGGCTCTTTCTCTAAACAGAGGGGGAGAAGCACGACATGAAGAAATTGATCCTTTTGGCAGGAGCCGCGACGCTCGCCGCCTGCTCGGCCAACGACAGCGCGGATGCCGGTGAAGAAGCGGTCGAAGATACTGCGATGGATGACACCGCCATGGAGGAAGCCGCGCTGGCACCAGATGGTGGGCCGGTCGCCGGCACCTACGAAGTGACGCCCGAAGAGGGCGATGCGTGGACCACGGTTATCGCTGCGGATGGTTCGTATACCTCCACCTATGCAGATGGCACCGTGGAAACCGGCACGATGGCCATGCAGGACGAGATGACCGCCTGCTTTGACAATGCGGCCGATGAAGAAGGCCCGGTGTGCAGCGCAAGCACAATCGGCGAAGACGGCACCTGGACCGCAACCGGCGAACGGGGCACGGTAACCGTCGTGCGTAAAGACGGCTAAGCGCCACGTTCCCAGAACCAGTCGAGAAGGGCGGCCACATAGTGCGCCGCCCTTTTTTTTCGTCGGGCATTAACCATGTATCGTCCCGCTGCGGGATAGCATTTGAACGCGAGACTGCGGGTGATTGTTATTCCCTCAAACGAACTTGAGGGACTCGATATGAAACAGCTTATCATTGCTCCTGCCGCCGCCGCGCTGGCATTGGCCGCTTGCGGCGAGGCAGAACCGAGCGTGGAAGCGCTCGACGAAACCGCAATTCCTGAAAGCGAGACCGACCTTGCCGGCGAGGCGAAGGACGCCGACCCGCGCTTTGCCGACACGGCGTGGGAATGGCAGTCCGCCGAAGCCACCATCGTGACCACCAATCTCGACGCCGCCGGCACCTATCGCACCGCAGGCGCGGGCGAACTCCTCGACCAAGGTCGCTGGAAGGTCAAAGAGGATCGGCTTTGCTTCGACAGCGAACTGCTCGATGACGAGCCCGGCTGCTTCCTCGCGAAGAAATTCCACCAGCTCGACATCGGCGAGACGTGGGAAACCGAAAATGACGATGGCGAAACCGCCCGATTTACGCGCGTCGTTTACCAGCCGATTGCCTTCATTCCTGCAAGCTGATTGCACTGGTCATCGCAGCGCGGCGACAGCATAAGGGACGCATGAAGACTGCCTTCCTGCTTCTCGCCTCAGCCGCGCTGCTCGCCGCATGTTCGGATGGAACGATCGATGGCGACGAGGACGTCGTCACGCTCGAGGGCGAGCAGGCTAGCGGTCCTACGCGCGCCGGGAGCTATGAAGTCGTGGTCGAAGGCGAAGTCATGGGGACCACCGACATCGAGCCCGATGGCCGCTACGCGTCGCATTACGCCGACGGCACCGTGGTGACCGGTCAGATCCGGCGCGAATCCGCCACGCGCATCTGCTTCGTGCCCGATGGCGACTTCGCTACGACCTGTTTCAGCGAGGGCGATCCGCGTCCCGACGGCAGCTACGAAGTGGTCGGAGACGACGGCACCACCGCCACGATCCGACCAGCCGGCTGACGAAAATCTATTCGAACTTTTCGCCCGGATCGACGCCCCACAGCACGTCCTGCGCGACCCAGCCGTCGCGGCTGTCATCCATGACCATAAGGCAGAAGGTGCCGTTGCACTCGTCCAGCTTGCCGACCACCCCCGGCTCGGCGCGGTAACGGATCGGAGCGTCGAAATCGGGCGTCACGTAGAGCGGAACGACCTCGTCGCCCCGGATCATCCCGGTGCGCCGTTCTGAAAGCAGCGCAACCGCCATCCAGCCGGTTTCACCATCGGGATCGGTGATCTTGCGCCAATTATCGTAGCGCTGCGTAATCTTCACCGGCAGGTCGCGGCGCTGATATTTCCAGGTCGCGGGATAGGTTTTACCCGGCCCCGTGCGCATCAGCGCTTCGCCCGAACTGATCGACGCCCAATATTCGACGTCTTCGGCCTCTTGAGCCGCTGCCGGCGCCGCCAGCATCAGAAGTAGGGGCGCCCAGCGCATCATGCCCCGGTCAGAATCCTGTCGACGAGCTGCTTCACCGTTGGCACGAAACCGTTCGAGTAGAAGGGATCGGACTTGAAGCGGAACGCGGAGTGGCCCGCGAACATGAGATTTTCATCCACCGGTCCGCCATGCGCGATATCCTGCAACGTCTTCTGGATGCAGAAAGAACGCGGATCGGCCAGTCGCCCGGTGGTGTTCTTCTCGTTGTCCGCCCAGCTCGAAAAGCTGCACTGCGACAGGCAACCCATGCAATCGGCCTGGTCCTTGCGGATTTCCTTCATCTCCTCGGGCGTGACGAAAATCAGCGTGTCCTCGGGCGTCTTCATCGCCTCGGTGAAACCGGCGCCATGCCATTCGCGCGCATGGTTGAGATCGCCCTTGGTGACCCAGAACTGCTTTCTTCCCTTGACGCCAACGTCGAGCGTGAACTTGTGCTCGCCCACCTCTTCCTTGGTGAACGCGATCTGGCGCTCGCTGCGCGCTTCGAGGTTGCGCAGGAACGGATTGCGCACCGCGGACGAATAAAATCCGGTGGGGCTGAACTTATGCAGGAGGATATCGCCTTCCTCCAGCGTCATCAGCCGCGCCTTCCATTCGGGCGGGATCGGGCTTTCCTGCGTGAGAAGCGGCCGCGTACCGAACTGGAACGCGATGGCGCCCAGTTCCTCGTTGTCGATCCAGTCGTTCCATTCGTCGAGGCGCCACACGCCGCCCGCCATGATGATCGGCACGTCTTCCGACACACCTTCGGCGCGCATCATCTTTCTCAATTCGGCGACGCGCGGATACGGATCCTGCGGCTTTTTGGGGTCTTCGGCATTGGACAAACCGTTATGCCCGCCCGCCAGCCAAGGGTCTTCATAAACGACCGCGGCCAGGCCTTCTTCGAACTTCGAATAAGCCCGCTTCCACAACGCGCGAAAAGCGCGGCCCGAGGATACGATGGGTAGATATTTGACCCCGTACTCTGCCGCGATTTCCGATAGCTTGTAGGGCATGCCGGCACCGCAGGTGACGCCGTCGATCAGCCCTTTGCAGCGTTCGAGGACACCGTGCAGCACGCGCTGCGCGCCGCCCATTTCCCACAAGACGTTGATGTTGATCGCGCCCTTGCCCGAAGCGATTTCATAGGCGCGCTCCACCTGTGCGCTGGCGCCGTCGATGGCGTACTGGATCAGCTCTTCGTGGCGCCCGCGCCGCGTCATCTCTTCATAGACTTGCGGGATGATCCTACCGTCCGGATCATAGCTGTCGGCATTGACCGCGCTGACCGTACCGATACCCCCGGCAGCGGCCCAAGCGCCCGACGATGCGTGATTGGTCGCCGAAACGCCCTTGCCACCCTCGATCAACGGCCAGACTTCCTTGCCGTTATACTGGATGGGCTTCAAACCCTTGAACAAAATACTCTCCTGTGTTGGCGACGCTATAGGCCGCCTATGCCCTAGGGGCAATCACTACTGCAGCGCGTAATCGAGCCCGATATCCACAGCCTCGCTGCCCATGGTGATGCGGCTGGTCGAGATATAATCGACCCCCGTCTCGGCAACCGCGCGAATGGTGTCGAGGTCGATCCCGCCCGACGCTTCCAAGGGCACGCGGCCGGCAACGAGCGCAACCGCTTCGCGCAATACCGGAGGCGGCATGTTGTCGAGCAGCAGACGGTCCGCACCTGCCGCCAGCGCCGTCTCGATCTGATCGATGCGGTCGACTTCGACCTGCACTTGCAGGCCGTGATCGCCGGCCTTGGCGGCTGCGACCGTCTTCGCCACATCGCCGCCGTTCACCGCGATATGATTGTCCTTGATGAGCAGCCCGTCATCCATGCGCATGCGGTGGTTGGTGGCGCCGCCCACCTGGCTTGCATATTTTGACAGCGCGCGAAGCCCCGGGATCGTCTTGCGCGTGTCGAGGACTTTTGCGCCCGTGCCCTCGATCGCGTCGGCATAGCGCCGCGCCATCGTCGCGATGCCGCACAGGACCTGCAGCGTGTTGAGCGCAGATCGCTCGGCCGCCAGCATCGCGCGCGCATTTCCTGTTAGTCGCATCAGATCGGTGCCCGCCGGTGCCTGGTCACCATCGGCTACCAGTTTCTCGATCCTAACTCCGGGATCGAGCGCCTCGAAAAATGCCGCTGCGACCCCGATACCCGCAATGACGATATCCTCGCGCGTATCCATGACGGCGGAAAACTTCGCAACAGCTGCGATCGTATGATTGCTGGTGACATCGCCGCCCTCCCCGAGATCTTCGGCAAGGACGCGGCGGACATAGTCTTCGAGGTCGAAATTTTCGATCATGCGATCCCCTTTTCGACCATCGGCGCTAATCGCTCTCGGCCTCGCGGGCAAGCTGCGCGACGACGCTCGCCGCGCTTGCTTCGGTCGGCTGCCAATGCGCCTC
This window contains:
- a CDS encoding NAD(P)H-dependent flavin oxidoreductase; the protein is MFKGLKPIQYNGKEVWPLIEGGKGVSATNHASSGAWAAAGGIGTVSAVNADSYDPDGRIIPQVYEEMTRRGRHEELIQYAIDGASAQVERAYEIASGKGAININVLWEMGGAQRVLHGVLERCKGLIDGVTCGAGMPYKLSEIAAEYGVKYLPIVSSGRAFRALWKRAYSKFEEGLAAVVYEDPWLAGGHNGLSNAEDPKKPQDPYPRVAELRKMMRAEGVSEDVPIIMAGGVWRLDEWNDWIDNEELGAIAFQFGTRPLLTQESPIPPEWKARLMTLEEGDILLHKFSPTGFYSSAVRNPFLRNLEARSERQIAFTKEEVGEHKFTLDVGVKGRKQFWVTKGDLNHAREWHGAGFTEAMKTPEDTLIFVTPEEMKEIRKDQADCMGCLSQCSFSSWADNEKNTTGRLADPRSFCIQKTLQDIAHGGPVDENLMFAGHSAFRFKSDPFYSNGFVPTVKQLVDRILTGA
- a CDS encoding thiolase family protein — its product is MTDTVILSYARTPMGSMQGALADASATDLGATAVKAAVERAGVDGADIDRIYMGCVLPAGLGQAPARQAALKAGLPKSVQATTVNKVCGSGMQTVIQADEAIKAGNATTIVAGGMESMTNAPYLLKKHRSGARIGHDTAYDHMFLDGLEDAYDQGRAMGTFAQDTANDYQLTREDMDAYSIESLARAQRAISEGDFADEVVPVTITTRKGDVVVDTDEAPGRGNPDKIPTLRPAFAKDGTITAATSSSISDGAAAVVVTSKAAAEAAGKTPVAHIIATAAHAREPKDFTVAPIGAIEKVLDKAGWDVADVDLWEVNEAFACVAMFAMKDIGIPHDKINVNGGGTALGHPIGASGTRIIVTLLNALKKRGLKKGVASLCIGGGEATAIALELA
- a CDS encoding SH3 domain-containing protein gives rise to the protein MRWAPLLLMLAAPAAAQEAEDVEYWASISSGEALMRTGPGKTYPATWKYQRRDLPVKITQRYDNWRKITDPDGETGWMAVALLSERRTGMIRGDEVVPLYVTPDFDAPIRYRAEPGVVGKLDECNGTFCLMVMDDSRDGWVAQDVLWGVDPGEKFE
- the nadC gene encoding carboxylating nicotinate-nucleotide diphosphorylase, translating into MIENFDLEDYVRRVLAEDLGEGGDVTSNHTIAAVAKFSAVMDTREDIVIAGIGVAAAFFEALDPGVRIEKLVADGDQAPAGTDLMRLTGNARAMLAAERSALNTLQVLCGIATMARRYADAIEGTGAKVLDTRKTIPGLRALSKYASQVGGATNHRMRMDDGLLIKDNHIAVNGGDVAKTVAAAKAGDHGLQVQVEVDRIDQIETALAAGADRLLLDNMPPPVLREAVALVAGRVPLEASGGIDLDTIRAVAETGVDYISTSRITMGSEAVDIGLDYALQ
- a CDS encoding c-type cytochrome, which codes for MRKIATAVLAAGLCTMGLSMAFAHPDVAEHESKNVLPADMDRGARTELMKHFAQSLGVRCSYCHVGEEGAPLSTYDFESDAKPAKDRARQMLLLTHALNQDEKLPGEERASLTDMSENRVTCYTCHRGELRPATMVPPPEG